A genomic region of Trifolium pratense cultivar HEN17-A07 linkage group LG3, ARS_RC_1.1, whole genome shotgun sequence contains the following coding sequences:
- the LOC123913324 gene encoding transcription factor HEC2-like, protein MDSNQLKPSSSSSEDQIDMMLMMMMQLPELSSSNGNNNINQFPPSDQQLYGNGSTPSSTNTRPLVDLIDNPPNQISNWSSTSSFTTHLPSQSPNTNTNTISFTNNNMFQQLQQASPTLMFSNSNNDVVVTNTNHYVGGAASASPSEKRNSMAAMREMIFRIAAMQPIYIDPESVKPPKRRNVKISKDPQSIAARHRRERISEKIRILQRMVPGGTKMDTASMLDEAVHYVKFLKTQLKSLQERASVANSNRTVAGSGIGFPVSLPKPYQGRNVDHYA, encoded by the coding sequence ATGGACTCTAACCAGTTAAAACCATCCTCCTCATCATCAGAAGATCAGATTGacatgatgttgatgatgatgatgcaacTACCTGAACTTTCTTCATCTAACGGTAATAACAACATCAATCAATTTCCACCGTCAGATCAACAACTCTATGGTAATGGTTCTACTCCTAGTTCTACTAATACACGTCCTCTTGTAGATTTAATTGATAACCCTCCTAATCAAATCTCTAATTGGTCTTCAACTTCATCATTCACCACTCACTTACCCTCACAATCtccaaacacaaacacaaacacaatctCTTTCACTAATAACAACATGTTTCAACAACTACAACAAGCATCACCAACGTTAATGTTTTCGAATTCGAACAACGATGTTGTTGTTACGAATACGAATCATTACGTTGGTGGTGCAGCATCAGCGTCGCCATCAGAGAAACGAAACTCGATGGCGGCGATGAGGGAGATGATATTCAGAATAGCAGCTATGCAACCAATTTACATTGATCCAGAATCAGTTAAACCACCAAAGAGAAGAAACGTGAAGATATCAAAAGATCCTCAGAGTATAGCAGCTAGACATAGAAGAGAAAGAATAAGCGAGAAAATAAGGATATTACAGAGAATGGTACCAGGTGGAACTAAAATGGATACTGCATCAATGTTAGATGAAGCTGTTCATTATGTTAAGTTTCTTAAGACACAACTTAAGTCACTTCAGGAACGTGCTTCTGTAGCCAACAGTAACAGAACAGTTGCAGGTTCTGGAATAGGGTTCCCTGTTTCATTGCCTAAGCCTTATCAAGGTCGTAATGTTGATCATTATGCATGA